Proteins co-encoded in one Papaver somniferum cultivar HN1 chromosome 5, ASM357369v1, whole genome shotgun sequence genomic window:
- the LOC113284497 gene encoding DExH-box ATP-dependent RNA helicase DExH8-like, producing the protein MGIQVSSKKKMYYTMFDRLLASLTTFFVLIDSRLSSVKAGQVDSASSSSIWTGSVEYIASYFGGDDESSVLTGKKESMGNLCAYQFWQRAFKDKHRVERLKHLLKFDEPNTTKILFPKLEEEWFSFHNLLQPSLHQVSEFFVYPQILHVLMVIFTPDSIISY; encoded by the exons ATGGGTATCCAAGTCTCAAGTAAGAAGAAGATGTATTATACCATGTTTGATAGGTTGCTAGCGAGCCTAACAACCTTTTTTGTTTTAATCGACTCTAGGCTGAGCAGCGTAAAGGCAGGACAGGTCGACTCTGCCAGTTCGTCGTCCATTTGGACAGGATCAGTTG AGTATATAGCCAGCTATTTTGGTGGGGATGATGAGAGCAGTGTGCTAACTGGTAAGAAGGAATCCATGGGTAACCTTTGTGCATATCAGTTCTGGCAGCGTGCTTTTAAG GACAAGCATCGTGTAGAGCGGCTGAAGCACCTTCTCAAGTTTGATGAACCAAATACTACTAAAATACTCTTCCCTAAACTTGAAGAAGAGTGGTTTTCTTTCCACAATCTTTTGCAGCCATCCCTGCATCAGGTTTCAGAA TTTTTTGTGTACCCGCAGATACTTCATGTCTTGATGGTCATCTTTACCCCAGATAGTATTATTAGTTATTAA